One genomic region from Candida albicans SC5314 chromosome 6, complete sequence encodes:
- the TRY5 gene encoding Try5p (Zn(II)2Cys6 transcription factor; regulator of yeast form adherence; required for yeast cell adherence to silicone substrate), whose product MAAQKKYICAFCARAFTRSEHKQRHERSHTNEKPFHCLHCTSSFVRRDLLQRHCRTVHHTNLNPSTLPSNKSLKNPTTNPLDLSNNEGTTTTTKTGNRKNNSNKNGAKNDKSTNPNPAVSNDDNRSSVGDITTQLPFQVQFNTQLPYQQQQQQQQQQQYPILQNQGIPMKQSFSMESDQHSLTTFDSPTSSLGVSMTPSGSTNSEIVLQQQQQTTKRRKRSQENNSNNNTKLIAKELNHDLVHLLSITKKLTTLLQHYDNVKVNITDSFLIGYVHIQQQAKNFTIFEKILKDLVYYLNTYHINNLQQQNQFPPSQQQNHYTINHFKIGISYCVIALGFLIDHKPNRAIQFFKKSWNLLIKTLIPQYNSNNNLLDQIEILYNLFLLCYIYLQFNLETFDINEKQHEHHSYEQGDEHEDHHQEQVYINNQVILNYLNDISFIIASNLKDVATNNLIDHNLNLFWNIYILLSSYITKEPPKIHQILLNKNLKQNDTLVSLMQKFSKSFINMDMDDEQLKLVVVAALNNELKLYFNDTVDEFEPENSKNKRKFIYDNRNVLHNAIILINKSINFYNPSASLVNDAKMFELKLFELFKKNLIINSPMKYHELFNNYIFIPQHYYHWQLLTLTLKEINQNNVIFNQIHSILTTTTGSNVCFSFIDFENLLKNSFLNYKANPIVINNNLLIISYPIIILSNYLNLDNLMTSMGQMNQLQFINLNIFIIEWYLIMMKVLIIIWDDTLIDFEDNYILQTLMYILLDNKSCLLKRLNIDTSKLEYDVNCERLSFNQKWFWIIKLKFDSIFENWMNFLKNKNNNVTNNSNVTNTSTTGITNTNHNHNDSYLHHFNVNVSNFKFNLNKYLNEYFVTGDFKFREQLDQNDPDQFQGSMSMDEEPDFTTAMQTSQTINSFMPIHNHNSRNQVYQQHNQDTPMTSRRDSTNINENNIAQTSSFISNSNYQGSNSNNMINYNEFQDRNYKRSSSITLGILAQTV is encoded by the coding sequence ATGGCTGCACAAAAGAAATACATTTGTGCCTTTTGTGCTAGGGCTTTTACTCGATCAGAACATAAACAACGACATGAAAGATCACATACCAATGAGAAACCATTCCATTGTTTACATTGTACTAGTTCATTTGTAAGAAGAGACTTGTTACAACGACATTGTCGAACTGTTCACCACACTAACCTAAACCCTAGTACGTTGCCATCCAACAAGTCTTTGAAAAATCCAACCACAAACCCTcttgatttatcaaataacGAAggtacaacaacaacaactaaaaCAGGCAACAGGAaaaacaacagcaacaaaaaCGGTGCTAAGAATGACAAAAGTACAAACCCGAACCCTGCTGTAAGCAATGATGATAACCGGTCAAGTGTTGGTGACATAACTACTCAGCTTCCGTTTCAAGTTCAGTTCAATACTCAACTTCCATAtcagcaacagcagcagcagcaacaacaacaacaatatccAATACTTCAAAACCAGGGTATACCTATGAAGCAATCATTTTCTATGGAAAGCGATCAACATTCATTGACTACTTTTGATTCTCCCACCTCTTCTTTAGGTGTTTCAATGACACCTAGTGGCAGTACCAACAGTGAGATAGTtctccaacaacaacaacagacCACCAAACGGAGGAAACGGTCTCAAGAGAataacagcaacaacaatactaaATTAATTGCTAAAGAACTCAATCATGATTTAGTCCATCTACTTTCCATTACCAAAAAGTTAACTACTTTATTACAGCATTACGATAATGTCAAAGTGAACATTACTGACTCATTTCTCATTGGATATGTTCATATACAGCAACAAGCTAAAAATTTCAccatatttgaaaaaatattgaaagatTTGGTATACTATTTGAATACATATCATATCAATAatctacaacaacaaaatcaattccCACCAAGTCAACAACAGAATCATTACACTATAAATCATTTTAAGATTGGTATAAGTTACTGTGTAATCGCTCTTGGATTTTTAATCGATCATAAACCCAATAGGGctattcaatttttcaaaaaatcatGGAATTTGTTAATCAAAACATTAATTCCTCAATataacagcaacaacaatttattaGACCAGATTGAGATTTTGTATAATTTATTCTTGTTATGTTATATCTATTTACAATTTAATCTAGAAACATTTGACATCAATGAGAAACAACATGAACATCATAGTTATGAACAAGGAGACGAGCACGAAGATCATCATCAAGAGCAAGTGTATATCAATAATCAAGTTATACTAAATTACCTCAACGATATAAGTTTTATTATTGCTTccaatttgaaagatgTGGCAACTAACAACTTGATTGATCacaatttaaatttattttggaatatttatatattgttGTCCAGTTATATAACAAAAGAGCCACcaaaaattcatcaaatattactaaataaaaacttgaaaCAGAATGACACTTTAGTTTCTTTGATGCAAAAATTTAgtaaatcatttattaatatgGATATGGAtgatgaacaattgaaattggttgttgttgcagcTTTGAATAACGAATTGAAACTTTATTTTAATGATACTGTTGATGAGTTTGAACCCGAGAATAGTaagaataaaagaaaattcatTTATGATAACAGAAATGTTTTGCATAATGCTATTATattaatcaacaaatctATAAATTTCTACAACCCTTCAGCTAGTTTGGTTAATGATGCCAAAAtgtttgaattgaaattatttgaattgtttaaaaagaatttaattATAAACAGTCCAATGAAATATCatgaattgtttaataattatattttcattCCACAACACTATTACCATTGGCAATTATTAACATTGActttaaaagaaattaatcaaaataatgtGATTTTTAACCaaattcattcaatattaactacaacaacaggGTCAAATGtttgttttagttttattgattttgaaaatttgcttaagaattcatttttaaattacAAAGCTAATCcaattgttattaataacaatttgttgataatttcgTATCCAATAATTATCTTGAGTAATTATTTAAACcttgataatttaatgaCATCAATGGGacaaatgaatcaattacaattcatcaatttaaaCATTTTTATAATAGAATGGTATTTGATTATGATGAAagttttgataattatatGGGATGATacattgattgattttgaagataATTATATCTTGCAAACTTTGATGTATATTTTGTTGGATAATAAATCATGtttattgaaaagattAAATATCGATACATCAAAACTTGAATACGATGTAAATTGTGAACGATTATCatttaatcaaaaatggttttggattattaaattaaaatttgattctatatttgaaaattggatgaattttttgaaaaataaaaataataatgtaacaaataatagtaatgTTACAAATACCAGTACTACAGGTATCACTAACACCAACCATAATCATAATGATAGTTATCTTCACCACTTTAATGTTAATGTgtctaatttcaaatttaatttaaacAAGTACTTGAATGAATATTTTGTCACTGGagattttaaatttagaGAACAACTTGATCAAAATGACCCAGATCAATTCCAAGGTTCAATGAGTATGGATGAGGAACCAGATTTCACTACTGCCATGCAAACATCacaaacaatcaattcatttatgCCAATCCATAACCACAATAGTCGCAATCAAGTCTATCAGCAACATAATCAAGATACACCAATGACTAGTCGTAGAGATAGTACTAAcatcaatgaaaacaatattGCACAGACATCTAGTTTCATTTCCAACTCAAATTACCAAGGCAGCAATAGCAATAATATGATCAATTATAACGAGTTTCAAGATCGTAATTATAAACGATCAAGCTCAATTACATTAGGGATCTTGGCACAGACCGTAGS
- the OYE23 gene encoding Oye23p (Putative NAPDH dehydrogenase; induced by nitric oxide, benomyl; oxidative stress-induced via Cap1; Hap43p-repressed; rat catheter biofilm induced) — MTVESTNSFVVPAGTKQIEIAPLGSTKLFQPIKVGKNILPHRVAHAPTTRFRAAKNHTPSDLQLEYYKTHSQYPGTLIITEATFTSEQGGMDLHVPGIYNDAQTKAWKKINDEIHANGSFSSMQLWYLGRVANPKDLKDAGLPLIGPSAVYWDEESEKLAKSVGNELRELTEKEIDHIVEVEYPNAAKRAIEAGFDYIEVHSAPGYFLDQFLNPASNKRTDKYGGSIENRARLLLRIIDKLIGIVGAEKLAVRLAPWSSFLGMEIEGEEIHSYILQQLQQRADNGQQLAYVSLIEPRVIGIFDASLEDQKGRSNEFAYKYWKGNFVRAGNYTYDAPEFKTLLHDLDNDRTIVGFARFFTSNPDLVEKLKLGKPLNHYDREEFYKYYNYGYNSYDESEKQVIGKPLV, encoded by the coding sequence ATGACTGTCGAATCAACTAACTCATTTGTTGTCCCGGCCGGTactaaacaaattgaaattgccCCCTTAGGATCAACGAAATTATTCCAACCAATTAAAGTTGgtaaaaatattttaccCCATCGTGTTGCTCATGCCCCAACCACCAGATTCAGAGCTGCCAAAAATCATACTCCAAGTGATTTACAATTAGAATATTATAAAACTCATTCTCAATATCCAGGTACTTTGATCATCACTGAGGCAACTTTCACTTCTGAACAAGGTGGTATGGATTTACATGTTCCTGGAATTTATAATGATGCTCAAACCAAAGCTTGGaagaaaatcaatgatGAAATTCATGCTAATGGAAGTTTCAGTTCAATGCAATTATGGTATTTAGGTAGAGTTGCAAACCCCaaagatttgaaagatgCTGGATTACCCCTTATTGGTCCATCAGCAGTTTATTGGGATGAAGAAAGTGAGAAATTGGCCAAATCTGTTGGTAATGAATTGAGGGAATTGACAGAAAAGGAAATCGATCATattgttgaagttgaataTCCGAATGCTGCTAAACGTGCCATTGAAGCAGgatttgattatattgaaGTTCATAGTGCCCCGGGTTATTTCTTagatcaatttttgaaccCAGCTTCCAATAAGAGAACCGATAAATATGGTGGTAGTATTGAAAATCGTGCACgtttattattaagaattattgataaattgattggtaTAGTTGGTGCTGAAAAATTGGCTGTTCGTTTAGCACCATGGTCATCATTTTTAGGTATGGAAATTGAAGGTGAAGAAATCCATTCATATAttttacaacaattacaacaacGTGCTGATAATGGTCAACAATTAGCTTATGTTTCACTTATTGAACCTCGTGTTATTGGGATTTTTGATGCTTCGTTAGAAGATCAAAAAGGTCGTAGTAATGAATTTGCTTATAAATATTGGAAAGGAAATTTTGTTCGTGCTGGTAATTATACTTATGATGCCCCAGAATTTAAAACTTTACTTCATGATTTAGATAATGATCGTACTATTGTGGGGTTTGCAAGATTTTTCACTTCCAATCCTGATTTAgtggaaaaattgaaattgggtAAACCATTGAATCATTATGATCGTGAAGAATTTTATAAGTACTACAACTATGGTTATAATTCTTATGATGAATCTGAAAAACAAGTCATTGGTAAACCATTGGTCTAG
- a CDS encoding uncharacterized protein (Predicted membrane transporter, member of the drug:proton antiporter (12 spanner) (DHA1) family, major facilitator superfamily (MFS); induced by nitric oxide), with protein sequence MVLPSSYKESLNDFPIRQMIIICIIRFAEPLAFTSIFPYIYFMIRDFHIAIKEEDISQYSGYIASSFAICQFLFAIHWGTMSEKLGRKLILIIGLLGTSISLLLFGFARNYYWALIARCLAGVLNGNVAVLRTMIGEIAVEKRHQPLAFSTMPLLFNFGAIIGPAIGGSTYLTKPKEKSPYEEKEDKNIYQVVDDWDIYQIYQQFLDRFPYALPNIVVALILWFSLGCGILFLEETHEIHKYRRDYGVDLGDWLLSKVGISTPSRPWHNRNYHHPISHNNFGDNVGETTALLQEIEGEDVFPEADPESIPLPAPPPQQQPLSKPSSIAFTPKVIGVITGNFIISLHSVAYNEFLPIFLASRFQPKSLKFPFQIVGGMELDTNYIGTLFSSTGIMGMLIVLVLFPLIDSKLGTIGGYRLSVSIFPLIYLIIPLTIFTLHQYNDWFPNWTTPILLYSLTSLKTLASSTGMPQVTILNHRAAVKEHRAYVNSASMSIVSLSRFCGPMIFGYLMSLGEKYQIGWLIWWIMSGLAVIGMIQSYWIEDGDSD encoded by the coding sequence ATGGTTCTACCATCATCATATAAAGAATCATTAAATGATTTCCCAATTCGACAAATGATTATAATTTGTATAATTCGATTTGCTGAACCATTAGCATTCACCTCAATTTTCCCgtatatatatttcatGATTCGAGATTTCCATATTGCcattaaagaagaagatataTCACAATATTCCGGTTATATTGCATCATCATTTGCcatttgtcaatttttatttgctATACATTGGGGGACCATGTCAGAAAAATTAGGTcggaaattgattttaatcATTGGATTATTAGGcacatcaatatcattattattatttggatttgcgaggaattattattgggCATTAATTGCTCGTTGTTTAGCCGGGGTTTTAAATGGTAATGTTGCTGTGTTAAGAACTATGATTGGAGAAATTGCTGTAGAGAAACGTCATCAACCTTTGGCATTTCTGACTATGcctttattattcaattttgggGCAATTATAGGTCCGGCAATTGGTGGTTCAACTTATTTGACTaaaccaaaagaaaaatcacCATATGAAGAGAAAGaagataaaaatatttaccaGGTGGTGGATGATTGGgatatttatcaaatttatcaacaatttcttgataGATTTCCTTATGCTTTACCAAATATTGTTGTGGCATTGATACTTTGGTTTAGTTTAGGTTGTGggatattatttttagaaGAAACCCATGAAATTCATAAATATCGTCGAGATTATGGTGTTGATTTAGGTGATTGGTTATTAAGTAAAGTTGGGATTTCAACTCCATCCAGACCATGGCATAATAGAAACTATCACCACCCAATTTCACATAACAATTTTGGTGACAATGTTGGTGAAACAACAGCGTTATTACAGGAAATTGAAGGTGAAGATGTATTTCCTGAAGCTGATCCAGAATCTATCCCATTACCTGCTCCTCCtccacaacaacagccGTTGTCCAAACCTTCTTCAATTGCATTTACACCAAAAGTAATTGGTGTAATTACTGGGAATTTCATTATATCATTACATAGTGTAGCTTATAATGAATTCTTACCGATCTTTCTAGCATCAAGATTTCAACCAAAATCTTTAAAATTTccatttcaaattgttggaGGTATGGAATTAGATACAAATTATATTGGAACATTATTTTCCTCAACGGGGATTATGGGGATGTTAATTGTCTTGGTATTATTCCCATTAATAGATTCTAAATTAGGTACAATTGGTGGATATAGATTGAGTGTATCGATTTTCcctttaatttatttaattatcCCCTTGACAATATTCACATTACATCAATATAACGATTGGTTTCCTAATTGGACTACACCAATTTTACTTTATTCATTAACGAGTTTGAAAACATTGGCTAGTAGTACGGGAATGCCTCAAGTTACGATTTTAAATCATCGAGCCGCAGTAAAAGAACATCGTGCCTATGTGAATAGTGCAAGCATGTCGATTGTTTCCTTATCGAGATTTTGTGGACCAATGATATTTGGTTATTTGATGAGTTTGGGTGAAAAGTATCAAATTGGGTGGTTGATTTGGTGGATAATGAGTGGATTAGCAGTGATTGGAATGATTCAATCGTATTGGATAGAAGATGGTGACTCGGATTAA